A single genomic interval of Dysidea avara chromosome 8, odDysAvar1.4, whole genome shotgun sequence harbors:
- the LOC136263052 gene encoding NFX1-type zinc finger-containing protein 1-like isoform X2 gives MERGNGHQSTRRGRFQTHPQGRSQSRLDNQKLYRDRSPIQSTHNRNDTRRCSDERRKIQYRDKPRPRDSSNGIHRMDTSTVITYWDNDHLKQLAKKTEPDIVDIIFNDQKVFFNMLGSDGILKDTHKLKLLIQILYNLTAVPVGSEHFISLLSQITSEKYDAFYMHLAKFIKKMPSEQSITKRDENFNVLKYILQTFHRFLVTIPRQCVILPLNDLLEATKLLQQQQSSRYDEYVTSANKLVELYRESEAMDVDGELFNYRTTPILPNVNEISRRARPKLQANLIEGSYRDWDHYLHVQFSLLREDFISPLRQGICDYRRGYEEQSRQSIRVYKYVRILEPVCLYTGLGFCIQFDVSYGHLRRVEWEHSRRLSFGSLLCLSCDKFASVFFATVVSRDPKLLKDGFLKVQFESTNVLEILEINPQIEFTMVESTAYFEACRHILKRLQMIVDDPPSFRAYIVDCKPQESIQPPSYLKDTTNGNVCFDLSALNSSASDDSLSSVNVLDTHAWPHCDDVSLDKSQLAAVQMALTQELSVIQGPPGTGKTYIGLKIVDILLKNKEIWDPLQHSHILVVCYTNHALDQFLEGILKFAKEEGNSVKMARIGGRCRSEDIQPYTLQALLRQHKQDKRYTLRYEQQQLNAKRKAMDLGSMAITQELSTVYPQKDEELKILELEDLAPLIHGKHVSQLRKNFQINEENKEIENWLFSAPKKKNFTMKENARGNSKHHQVQIEVEPSIAEVDAEAAMLENDRIIAGEQIELEPMLHDRRRSTGNTSHSGSPGYRHSSYDKIKAQQIKEGLKGKPMSERAVHNIDDITHLDYDRRWSLYQYWVSQYLHKCKQKVAGHAETYSLSCQEYQKAQAELNYAVLCDAHVVGATTTGAAKYHNIIQKMRPKIIIIEEAAEVLESHIVTTLTSSTQQVIMIGDHQQLRPKPNDYHLATDCNLEVSLFERLVKNKLPLATLEVQHRMRPAIAELVCPHIYPILINSPDVCDYESIRGAKHNVFFVSHANTEDDFNGELLSHSNQFEAEFCVNLCHYFIKLGYRHTQITILTMYTGQLLKMKKMMVKELFDGVRVCSVDNFQGEENDIIILSLVRSNAEKKIGFLKEINRLCVALSRAKMGLFVIGNFLLMKEEGGKEWVDIIQDMEKKGLVGNALPLYCSIHDKTTEVSSGGDFHKVPEGGCTETCGVRLSCGHPCPRACHPASMDHSKYNCKKKCNKELGCSHKCKKECWECRSKCGPCATMITKDFTCGHSNRVKCSANFVLHKCHKPCIRMLPCGHMCKELCHEPCKCKEIVSKPLPCGHVAKRVLCWKTPSDIKCREKCKEILSCGHRCSGDCHSCCLGRLHVSCMSHCGRTLSCGHRCGFPCTNECPPCPKPCVNYCNHSRCTRRCSEPCVPCMEECQWKCKHYNCTKLCGEMCSRPRCNQPCPKRLKCGHLCIGLCGETCPRWCRKCHKKEVTEIFFGTEDNPQAHFIQLEDCGHIFEVSGLDQWMDQQDSDTDSKAVEIQFKRCPKCKTGVRRSLRYGNIIKQTLRDMEEVKKRVDGNDVESERMVRTIQDSVFAMKHSLACIHQSIHRYIKKYFDGIESRAQLVDHSKGPHPTHVQSKPALHEINSLLYQSKNLPRIFKLRDATLKLNKEFEFGTMKICVKDIETHLLRLCDVMTVKNLTEQNKTDIDLEFNRLSTLLRLFQLCENLAGAEKVERSDLKFLNDSVEHLSSAGIRSKDKITAECVSELGSKFGEIRKKYRIGSISKQEKMEIVKAVGLSKGHWFKCPNGHYYCIGECGGAMQVAKCPECNASIGGMRHQLTAGNQHAPEMDNSHHPAWSDAANLQNYDPADIMDVN, from the exons ATGGAACGTGGCAACGGGCATCAAAGTACCAGGAGAGGAAGATTTCAA ACTCATCCTCAAGGGAGAAGTCAAAGCAGATTAGACAATCAGAAGTTGTACAGAGATAGAAGCCCTATACAAAGTACACACAACAGAAATGACACAAGAAGATGCTCTGATGAAAGAAGGAAAATTCAGTACAGGGACAAACCAAGACCCAGAGACAGTTCTAATGGTATTCATAGAATGGACACTAGCACTGTTATTACATACTGGGATAATGACCATCTTAAACAATTAGCCAAGAAAACAGAACCAGATATTGTGGACATCATATTCAATGATCAAAAGGTATTCTTTAATATGCTTGGTAGCGATGGCATACTAAAAGATACTCATAAGCTAAAGTTGCTCATTCAGATTCTGTATAATCTGACTGCAGTACCTGTTGGGTCTGAGCATTTCATTTCTCTGCTCAGTCAAATCACATCAGAAAAGTATGATGCTTTTTATATGCATCTTGCAAAATTTATCAAGAAAATGCCAAGTGAGCAGTCAATTACTAAACGTGATGAAAATTTTAATGTGCTGAAGTACATCTTACAAACCTTCCACAGATTTTTGGTTACCATACCACGGCAGTGTGTAATACTCCCACTCAATGATCTTCTTGAGGCTACCAAGCTGTTGCAGCAGCAACAAAGTTCGAGGTACGATGAATATGTGACAAGTGCTAATAAGCTAGTAGAGTTGTACAGAGAATCTGAAGCAATGGATGTTGATGGTGAATTGTTTAATTATCGTACCACACCTATTTTGCCTAATGTAAATGAAATCAGTAGACGAGCAAGGCCTAAATtgcaggcaaacttgattgaaGGGTCCTACCGAGATTGGGATCATTACTTACATGTCCAGTTCTCCCTTTTAAGAGAAGATTTTATATCTCCATTACGGCAAGGTATTTGTGACTACAGAAGAGGCTATGAGGAACAAAGTAGGCAGAGCATCAGAGTATACAAATATGTTCGTATCTTGGAACCCGTTTGTTTGTATACTGGTTTAGGATTTTGCATTCAGTTTGATGTTTCCTATGGCCACTTAAGACGTGTTGAGTGGGAGCATTCTCGCAGGCTTAGTTTTGGTTCTCTTCTTTGTCTATCTTGTGATAAATTTGCATCAGTCTTTTTTGCTACTGTGGTCAGTAGAGATCCTAAATTGTTGAAAGATGGTTTTTTGAAAGTGCAATTTGAAAGCACCAATGTTTTGGAAATTTTAGAGATCAATCCTCAGATAGAGTTCACTATGGTGGAATCTACTGCCTACTTTGAAGCTTGTCGACACATTTTAAAACGCTTACAAATGATTGTGGATGATCCACCTTCATTTAGAGCATACATCGTAGATTGCAAACCACAAGAATCTATTCAACCCCCGTCATATCTGAAAGACACCACAAATGGAAATGTTTGTTTTGACCTTAGTGCACTGAACTCCTCAGCATCTGATGACAGCTTGAGCTCAGTCAATGTACTTGACACTCATGCTTGGCCACATTGTGATGATGTTAGTCTAGACAAGTCACAGCTTGCTGCAGTACAGATGGCACTAACACAAGAGCTATCAGTCATTCAAGGTCCTCCTGGCACAGGGAAGACATACATTGGCTTAAAAATTGTGGATATTTTGCTTAAAAACAAAGAGATATGGGACCCTTTACAACATTCACATATTTTGGTTGTGTGCTACACTAATCATGCTCTTGACCAGTTCTTGGAAGGCATACTAAAGTTTGCTAAAGAAGAAGGAAACTCAGTAAAGATGGCAAGAATTGGAGGTAGATGTCGCAGTGAAGACATTCAGCCCTACACCTTGCAAGCACTGCTTCGGCAACACAAGCAGGATAAACGGTATACTTTAAGATATGAGCAACAGCAATTAAATGCAAAAAGGAAGGCAATGGACCTAGGGAGTATGGCTATTACTCAAGAATTGTCAACTGTATATCCTCAAAAGGATGAAGAGCTAAAGATTTTAGAACTTGAAGACTTGGCACCACTAATTCATGGGAAACATGTCAGTCAGCTGAGGAAAAATTTCCAGATTAATGAAGAGAACAAAGAAATAGAAAACTGGTTATTTTCAGCTCCTAAGAAAAAGAATTTCACCATGAAAGAAAATGCTAGGGGTAATTCTAAGCATCATCAAGTCCAAATAGAAGTTGAACCATCAATTGCTGAAGTAGATGCTGAAGCTGCTATGTTAGAGAATGATCGTATCATTGCTGGAGAACAAATTGAACTTGAACCAATGCTGCATGATAGAAGAAGGTCCACAGGCAACACTAGCCATTCTGGTAGTCCTGGTTACAGGCATAGCAGCTATGACAAGATAAAAGCACAACAAATTAAAGAGGGTTTGAAAGGGAAACCAATGAGTGAAAGAGCAGTTCATAACATTGATGATATTACTCATCTAGATTATGATCGAAGGTGGTCTCTTTATCAGTACTGGGTCAGCCAATATTTGCACAAGTGCAAACAGAAGGTAGCTGGTCATGCTGAGACCTATTCACTTTCTTGTCAGGAATACCAGAAAGCTCAAGCTGAACTAAACTACGCAGTACTGTGTGATGCTCATGTAGTTGGTGCCACCACTACTGGTGCAGCCAAGTACCACAACATTATACAAAAGATGAGACCAAAGATAATCATCATTGAAGAGGCAGCAGAAGTCTTGGAATCACACATAGTAACTACATTGACTTCTAGTACACAACAAGTAATTATGATTGGAGACCATCAGCAACTTCGTCCTAAGCCAAATGACTATCATTTAGCTACTGATTGTAATCTTGAAGTGTCATTGTTTGAACGTTTGGTGAAGAATAAATTGCCACTAGCTACACTAGAAGTTCAGCATAGGATGAGACCTGCTATAGCTGAATTAGTATGTCCACATATTTATCCTATACTAATTAATTCTCCTGATGTGTGTGATTATGAAAGTATTAGGGGAGCAAAACATAATGTTTTCTTTGTTAGCCATGCCAATACTGAAGATGACTTCAATGGAGAGTTGTTGAGTCATTCAAACCAATTTGAAGCTGAATTTTGTGTGAACTTGTGCCACTACTTTATCAAATTGGGTTATCGGCACACTCAAATCACCATATTGACCATGTATACTGGCCAGTTACTAAAGATGAAGAAAATGATGGTAAAAGAACTCTTTGATGGCGTTAGAGTTTGTTCTGTCGATAATTTTCAAGGTGAAGAAAATGATATTATCATACTCTCCCTTGTTCGCAGTAATGCCGAAAAGAAAATTGGATTCTTAAAAGAAATTAATAGATTGTGTGTAGCTCTGTCTAGAGCTAAGATGGGGTTGTTTGTAATTGGCAACTTTTTGCTAATGAAGGAAGAAGGTGGCAAAGAATGGGTTGATATTATACAAGATATGGAGAAGAAAGGATTAGTTGGAAATGCATTGCCACTTTATTGTTCTATCCATGACAAAACTACGGAAGTTAGTTCAGGAGGTGACTTTCATAAAGTTCCAGAAGGAGGGTGCACTGAGACATGTGGTGTCAGGTTGTCCTGTGGTCATCCTTGTCCTCGTGCATGTCATCCTGCCAGTATGGATCATTCAAAGTACAATTGCAAAAAGAAATGTAATAAAGAGCTTGGTTGTTCTCATAAatgtaaaaaagagtgctgGGAGTGTAGAAGCAAGTGTGGGCCATGTGCAACAATGATTACAAAAGACTTTACATGTGGCCACAGTAACAGGGTAAAGTGCTCTGCAAACTTTGTTTTGCACAAGTGTCACAAACCTTGTATAAGGATGCTTCCATGTGGGCACATGTGTAAAGAACTATGCCATGAACCTTGCAAATGCAAAGAAATTGTTTCCAAGCCATTGCCATGTGGACACGTTGCAAAGAGAGTGTTATGTTGGAAAACACCATCTGATATCAAGTGCAGAGAAAAGTGTAAAGAAATACTGTCTTGTGGTCATCGTTGTTCAGGTGATTGTCATTCCTGCTGCTTGGGACGGCTCCATGTATCATGTATGTCTCATTGTGGCCGTACTTTGTCTTGTGGTCACAGGTGTGGGTTTCCTTGTACCAATGAGTGTCCACCATGCCCTAAACCATGTGTAAATTACTGTAACCACAGTAGATGCACAAGAAGATGCAGTGAACCATGTGTTCCTTGTATGGAAGAATGCCAGTGGAAATGCAAGCATTACAATTGTACCAAGCTGTGTGGTGAAATGTGTAGTCGTCCTCGTTGTAACCAACCTTGTCCTAAACGTTTAAAGTGTGGTCATCTTTGTATTGGACTTTGTGGAGAAACATGTCCACGTTGGTGTAGAAAATGTCATAAGAAGGAGGTAACAGAAATCTTTTTTGGAACAGAAGATAACCCCCAGGCTCATTTCATTCAGTTGGAAGATTGTGGCCACATTTTTGAAGTGTCTGGTCTTGACCAGTGGATGGATCAACAGGACAGTGATACTGATAGTAAGGCAGTTGAGATCCAGTTCAAACGCTGTCCCAAATGTAAGACCGGTGTTCGTAGGAGCCTGAGATATGGTAATATCATCAAGCAGACTCTCCGTGATATGGAGGAGGTGAAGAAAAGAGTTGATGGAAATGATGTTGAGAGTGAGAGAATGGTGAGAACTATACAAGACTCTGTATTTGCTATGAAACACTCTCTTGCATGCATCCATCAAAGTATTCATcgctatatcaaaaaatacttTGATGGCATTGAAAGTAGAGCACAGCTTGTAGATCATTCAAAAGGACCTCATCCTACTCATGTGCAGTCTAAACCAGCTTTACATGAAATTAATTCGCTTCTTTATCAATCCAAAAATTTGCCAAGGATTTTCAAATTGCGTGATGCTACACTCAAGCTCAATAAAGAATTTGAGTTTGGCACCATGAAAATTTGTGTAAAGGATATCGAGACTCACTTGCTCAGACTATGTGATGTTATGACAGTGAAGAATTTGACTGAACAAAACAAAACTGACATTGATTTGGAATTCAACCGCTTGTCCACTTTACTTCGACTTTTTCAGTTGTGTGAAAATCTAGCTGGTGCAGAGAAGGTTGAAAGAAGTGATTTGAAATTTCTGAATGATTCTGTGGAACATCTCAGTTCTGCTGGTATTAGATCAAAAGATAAAATTACAGCTGAGTGTGTGTCTGAACTTGGCTCCAAATTTGGAGAAATCAGGAAGAAGTATAGAATTGGTAGTATCAGCAAACAAGAAAAGATGGAGATTGTAAAAGCAGTAGGTCTTAGCAAAGGTCACTGGTTTAAGTGCCCCAATGGCCATTACTACTGTATTGGAGAATGTGGAGGAGCTATGCAAGTGGCAAAGTGTCCTGAGTGCAATGCAAGTATTGGAGGAATGCGACATCAATTAACAGCTGGAAATCAACATGCTCCTGAGATGGATAACTCACATCACCCAGCTTGGTCTGATGCTGCTAACTTGCAAAACTATGATCCTGCTGATATCATGGATGTTAACTGA
- the LOC136263052 gene encoding NFX1-type zinc finger-containing protein 1-like isoform X1, producing MERGNGHQSTRRGRFQCNEFYHQTKRNGEGTRRFRESTHPQGRSQSRLDNQKLYRDRSPIQSTHNRNDTRRCSDERRKIQYRDKPRPRDSSNGIHRMDTSTVITYWDNDHLKQLAKKTEPDIVDIIFNDQKVFFNMLGSDGILKDTHKLKLLIQILYNLTAVPVGSEHFISLLSQITSEKYDAFYMHLAKFIKKMPSEQSITKRDENFNVLKYILQTFHRFLVTIPRQCVILPLNDLLEATKLLQQQQSSRYDEYVTSANKLVELYRESEAMDVDGELFNYRTTPILPNVNEISRRARPKLQANLIEGSYRDWDHYLHVQFSLLREDFISPLRQGICDYRRGYEEQSRQSIRVYKYVRILEPVCLYTGLGFCIQFDVSYGHLRRVEWEHSRRLSFGSLLCLSCDKFASVFFATVVSRDPKLLKDGFLKVQFESTNVLEILEINPQIEFTMVESTAYFEACRHILKRLQMIVDDPPSFRAYIVDCKPQESIQPPSYLKDTTNGNVCFDLSALNSSASDDSLSSVNVLDTHAWPHCDDVSLDKSQLAAVQMALTQELSVIQGPPGTGKTYIGLKIVDILLKNKEIWDPLQHSHILVVCYTNHALDQFLEGILKFAKEEGNSVKMARIGGRCRSEDIQPYTLQALLRQHKQDKRYTLRYEQQQLNAKRKAMDLGSMAITQELSTVYPQKDEELKILELEDLAPLIHGKHVSQLRKNFQINEENKEIENWLFSAPKKKNFTMKENARGNSKHHQVQIEVEPSIAEVDAEAAMLENDRIIAGEQIELEPMLHDRRRSTGNTSHSGSPGYRHSSYDKIKAQQIKEGLKGKPMSERAVHNIDDITHLDYDRRWSLYQYWVSQYLHKCKQKVAGHAETYSLSCQEYQKAQAELNYAVLCDAHVVGATTTGAAKYHNIIQKMRPKIIIIEEAAEVLESHIVTTLTSSTQQVIMIGDHQQLRPKPNDYHLATDCNLEVSLFERLVKNKLPLATLEVQHRMRPAIAELVCPHIYPILINSPDVCDYESIRGAKHNVFFVSHANTEDDFNGELLSHSNQFEAEFCVNLCHYFIKLGYRHTQITILTMYTGQLLKMKKMMVKELFDGVRVCSVDNFQGEENDIIILSLVRSNAEKKIGFLKEINRLCVALSRAKMGLFVIGNFLLMKEEGGKEWVDIIQDMEKKGLVGNALPLYCSIHDKTTEVSSGGDFHKVPEGGCTETCGVRLSCGHPCPRACHPASMDHSKYNCKKKCNKELGCSHKCKKECWECRSKCGPCATMITKDFTCGHSNRVKCSANFVLHKCHKPCIRMLPCGHMCKELCHEPCKCKEIVSKPLPCGHVAKRVLCWKTPSDIKCREKCKEILSCGHRCSGDCHSCCLGRLHVSCMSHCGRTLSCGHRCGFPCTNECPPCPKPCVNYCNHSRCTRRCSEPCVPCMEECQWKCKHYNCTKLCGEMCSRPRCNQPCPKRLKCGHLCIGLCGETCPRWCRKCHKKEVTEIFFGTEDNPQAHFIQLEDCGHIFEVSGLDQWMDQQDSDTDSKAVEIQFKRCPKCKTGVRRSLRYGNIIKQTLRDMEEVKKRVDGNDVESERMVRTIQDSVFAMKHSLACIHQSIHRYIKKYFDGIESRAQLVDHSKGPHPTHVQSKPALHEINSLLYQSKNLPRIFKLRDATLKLNKEFEFGTMKICVKDIETHLLRLCDVMTVKNLTEQNKTDIDLEFNRLSTLLRLFQLCENLAGAEKVERSDLKFLNDSVEHLSSAGIRSKDKITAECVSELGSKFGEIRKKYRIGSISKQEKMEIVKAVGLSKGHWFKCPNGHYYCIGECGGAMQVAKCPECNASIGGMRHQLTAGNQHAPEMDNSHHPAWSDAANLQNYDPADIMDVN from the coding sequence ATGGAACGTGGCAACGGGCATCAAAGTACCAGGAGAGGAAGATTTCAATGCAATGAGTTCTACCATCAGACTAAACGCAATGGGGAAGGCACACGCAGGTTTAGAGAATCTACTCATCCTCAAGGGAGAAGTCAAAGCAGATTAGACAATCAGAAGTTGTACAGAGATAGAAGCCCTATACAAAGTACACACAACAGAAATGACACAAGAAGATGCTCTGATGAAAGAAGGAAAATTCAGTACAGGGACAAACCAAGACCCAGAGACAGTTCTAATGGTATTCATAGAATGGACACTAGCACTGTTATTACATACTGGGATAATGACCATCTTAAACAATTAGCCAAGAAAACAGAACCAGATATTGTGGACATCATATTCAATGATCAAAAGGTATTCTTTAATATGCTTGGTAGCGATGGCATACTAAAAGATACTCATAAGCTAAAGTTGCTCATTCAGATTCTGTATAATCTGACTGCAGTACCTGTTGGGTCTGAGCATTTCATTTCTCTGCTCAGTCAAATCACATCAGAAAAGTATGATGCTTTTTATATGCATCTTGCAAAATTTATCAAGAAAATGCCAAGTGAGCAGTCAATTACTAAACGTGATGAAAATTTTAATGTGCTGAAGTACATCTTACAAACCTTCCACAGATTTTTGGTTACCATACCACGGCAGTGTGTAATACTCCCACTCAATGATCTTCTTGAGGCTACCAAGCTGTTGCAGCAGCAACAAAGTTCGAGGTACGATGAATATGTGACAAGTGCTAATAAGCTAGTAGAGTTGTACAGAGAATCTGAAGCAATGGATGTTGATGGTGAATTGTTTAATTATCGTACCACACCTATTTTGCCTAATGTAAATGAAATCAGTAGACGAGCAAGGCCTAAATtgcaggcaaacttgattgaaGGGTCCTACCGAGATTGGGATCATTACTTACATGTCCAGTTCTCCCTTTTAAGAGAAGATTTTATATCTCCATTACGGCAAGGTATTTGTGACTACAGAAGAGGCTATGAGGAACAAAGTAGGCAGAGCATCAGAGTATACAAATATGTTCGTATCTTGGAACCCGTTTGTTTGTATACTGGTTTAGGATTTTGCATTCAGTTTGATGTTTCCTATGGCCACTTAAGACGTGTTGAGTGGGAGCATTCTCGCAGGCTTAGTTTTGGTTCTCTTCTTTGTCTATCTTGTGATAAATTTGCATCAGTCTTTTTTGCTACTGTGGTCAGTAGAGATCCTAAATTGTTGAAAGATGGTTTTTTGAAAGTGCAATTTGAAAGCACCAATGTTTTGGAAATTTTAGAGATCAATCCTCAGATAGAGTTCACTATGGTGGAATCTACTGCCTACTTTGAAGCTTGTCGACACATTTTAAAACGCTTACAAATGATTGTGGATGATCCACCTTCATTTAGAGCATACATCGTAGATTGCAAACCACAAGAATCTATTCAACCCCCGTCATATCTGAAAGACACCACAAATGGAAATGTTTGTTTTGACCTTAGTGCACTGAACTCCTCAGCATCTGATGACAGCTTGAGCTCAGTCAATGTACTTGACACTCATGCTTGGCCACATTGTGATGATGTTAGTCTAGACAAGTCACAGCTTGCTGCAGTACAGATGGCACTAACACAAGAGCTATCAGTCATTCAAGGTCCTCCTGGCACAGGGAAGACATACATTGGCTTAAAAATTGTGGATATTTTGCTTAAAAACAAAGAGATATGGGACCCTTTACAACATTCACATATTTTGGTTGTGTGCTACACTAATCATGCTCTTGACCAGTTCTTGGAAGGCATACTAAAGTTTGCTAAAGAAGAAGGAAACTCAGTAAAGATGGCAAGAATTGGAGGTAGATGTCGCAGTGAAGACATTCAGCCCTACACCTTGCAAGCACTGCTTCGGCAACACAAGCAGGATAAACGGTATACTTTAAGATATGAGCAACAGCAATTAAATGCAAAAAGGAAGGCAATGGACCTAGGGAGTATGGCTATTACTCAAGAATTGTCAACTGTATATCCTCAAAAGGATGAAGAGCTAAAGATTTTAGAACTTGAAGACTTGGCACCACTAATTCATGGGAAACATGTCAGTCAGCTGAGGAAAAATTTCCAGATTAATGAAGAGAACAAAGAAATAGAAAACTGGTTATTTTCAGCTCCTAAGAAAAAGAATTTCACCATGAAAGAAAATGCTAGGGGTAATTCTAAGCATCATCAAGTCCAAATAGAAGTTGAACCATCAATTGCTGAAGTAGATGCTGAAGCTGCTATGTTAGAGAATGATCGTATCATTGCTGGAGAACAAATTGAACTTGAACCAATGCTGCATGATAGAAGAAGGTCCACAGGCAACACTAGCCATTCTGGTAGTCCTGGTTACAGGCATAGCAGCTATGACAAGATAAAAGCACAACAAATTAAAGAGGGTTTGAAAGGGAAACCAATGAGTGAAAGAGCAGTTCATAACATTGATGATATTACTCATCTAGATTATGATCGAAGGTGGTCTCTTTATCAGTACTGGGTCAGCCAATATTTGCACAAGTGCAAACAGAAGGTAGCTGGTCATGCTGAGACCTATTCACTTTCTTGTCAGGAATACCAGAAAGCTCAAGCTGAACTAAACTACGCAGTACTGTGTGATGCTCATGTAGTTGGTGCCACCACTACTGGTGCAGCCAAGTACCACAACATTATACAAAAGATGAGACCAAAGATAATCATCATTGAAGAGGCAGCAGAAGTCTTGGAATCACACATAGTAACTACATTGACTTCTAGTACACAACAAGTAATTATGATTGGAGACCATCAGCAACTTCGTCCTAAGCCAAATGACTATCATTTAGCTACTGATTGTAATCTTGAAGTGTCATTGTTTGAACGTTTGGTGAAGAATAAATTGCCACTAGCTACACTAGAAGTTCAGCATAGGATGAGACCTGCTATAGCTGAATTAGTATGTCCACATATTTATCCTATACTAATTAATTCTCCTGATGTGTGTGATTATGAAAGTATTAGGGGAGCAAAACATAATGTTTTCTTTGTTAGCCATGCCAATACTGAAGATGACTTCAATGGAGAGTTGTTGAGTCATTCAAACCAATTTGAAGCTGAATTTTGTGTGAACTTGTGCCACTACTTTATCAAATTGGGTTATCGGCACACTCAAATCACCATATTGACCATGTATACTGGCCAGTTACTAAAGATGAAGAAAATGATGGTAAAAGAACTCTTTGATGGCGTTAGAGTTTGTTCTGTCGATAATTTTCAAGGTGAAGAAAATGATATTATCATACTCTCCCTTGTTCGCAGTAATGCCGAAAAGAAAATTGGATTCTTAAAAGAAATTAATAGATTGTGTGTAGCTCTGTCTAGAGCTAAGATGGGGTTGTTTGTAATTGGCAACTTTTTGCTAATGAAGGAAGAAGGTGGCAAAGAATGGGTTGATATTATACAAGATATGGAGAAGAAAGGATTAGTTGGAAATGCATTGCCACTTTATTGTTCTATCCATGACAAAACTACGGAAGTTAGTTCAGGAGGTGACTTTCATAAAGTTCCAGAAGGAGGGTGCACTGAGACATGTGGTGTCAGGTTGTCCTGTGGTCATCCTTGTCCTCGTGCATGTCATCCTGCCAGTATGGATCATTCAAAGTACAATTGCAAAAAGAAATGTAATAAAGAGCTTGGTTGTTCTCATAAatgtaaaaaagagtgctgGGAGTGTAGAAGCAAGTGTGGGCCATGTGCAACAATGATTACAAAAGACTTTACATGTGGCCACAGTAACAGGGTAAAGTGCTCTGCAAACTTTGTTTTGCACAAGTGTCACAAACCTTGTATAAGGATGCTTCCATGTGGGCACATGTGTAAAGAACTATGCCATGAACCTTGCAAATGCAAAGAAATTGTTTCCAAGCCATTGCCATGTGGACACGTTGCAAAGAGAGTGTTATGTTGGAAAACACCATCTGATATCAAGTGCAGAGAAAAGTGTAAAGAAATACTGTCTTGTGGTCATCGTTGTTCAGGTGATTGTCATTCCTGCTGCTTGGGACGGCTCCATGTATCATGTATGTCTCATTGTGGCCGTACTTTGTCTTGTGGTCACAGGTGTGGGTTTCCTTGTACCAATGAGTGTCCACCATGCCCTAAACCATGTGTAAATTACTGTAACCACAGTAGATGCACAAGAAGATGCAGTGAACCATGTGTTCCTTGTATGGAAGAATGCCAGTGGAAATGCAAGCATTACAATTGTACCAAGCTGTGTGGTGAAATGTGTAGTCGTCCTCGTTGTAACCAACCTTGTCCTAAACGTTTAAAGTGTGGTCATCTTTGTATTGGACTTTGTGGAGAAACATGTCCACGTTGGTGTAGAAAATGTCATAAGAAGGAGGTAACAGAAATCTTTTTTGGAACAGAAGATAACCCCCAGGCTCATTTCATTCAGTTGGAAGATTGTGGCCACATTTTTGAAGTGTCTGGTCTTGACCAGTGGATGGATCAACAGGACAGTGATACTGATAGTAAGGCAGTTGAGATCCAGTTCAAACGCTGTCCCAAATGTAAGACCGGTGTTCGTAGGAGCCTGAGATATGGTAATATCATCAAGCAGACTCTCCGTGATATGGAGGAGGTGAAGAAAAGAGTTGATGGAAATGATGTTGAGAGTGAGAGAATGGTGAGAACTATACAAGACTCTGTATTTGCTATGAAACACTCTCTTGCATGCATCCATCAAAGTATTCATcgctatatcaaaaaatacttTGATGGCATTGAAAGTAGAGCACAGCTTGTAGATCATTCAAAAGGACCTCATCCTACTCATGTGCAGTCTAAACCAGCTTTACATGAAATTAATTCGCTTCTTTATCAATCCAAAAATTTGCCAAGGATTTTCAAATTGCGTGATGCTACACTCAAGCTCAATAAAGAATTTGAGTTTGGCACCATGAAAATTTGTGTAAAGGATATCGAGACTCACTTGCTCAGACTATGTGATGTTATGACAGTGAAGAATTTGACTGAACAAAACAAAACTGACATTGATTTGGAATTCAACCGCTTGTCCACTTTACTTCGACTTTTTCAGTTGTGTGAAAATCTAGCTGGTGCAGAGAAGGTTGAAAGAAGTGATTTGAAATTTCTGAATGATTCTGTGGAACATCTCAGTTCTGCTGGTATTAGATCAAAAGATAAAATTACAGCTGAGTGTGTGTCTGAACTTGGCTCCAAATTTGGAGAAATCAGGAAGAAGTATAGAATTGGTAGTATCAGCAAACAAGAAAAGATGGAGATTGTAAAAGCAGTAGGTCTTAGCAAAGGTCACTGGTTTAAGTGCCCCAATGGCCATTACTACTGTATTGGAGAATGTGGAGGAGCTATGCAAGTGGCAAAGTGTCCTGAGTGCAATGCAAGTATTGGAGGAATGCGACATCAATTAACAGCTGGAAATCAACATGCTCCTGAGATGGATAACTCACATCACCCAGCTTGGTCTGATGCTGCTAACTTGCAAAACTATGATCCTGCTGATATCATGGATGTTAACTGA